From the genome of Eriocheir sinensis breed Jianghai 21 chromosome 47, ASM2467909v1, whole genome shotgun sequence, one region includes:
- the LOC126981375 gene encoding uncharacterized protein LOC126981375, with amino-acid sequence MTEFFPLLLLLLLLSRMITKEMLPLTFYFLLRSVLAADPPHLKPGALSAHLGRVSLVEDVLWVQYPFTALVEIPRTLRAITEQVTGVVLQMDSNAPEDGILRLMHDRIKYLNDTLTLALENYAALSFPNRTKRGLIDGIGQLSRMLFGTAMDEDVEELRDRYNHLASLAATQHKAIRMNSLHISRLEHAVQDIAYYSRTLGSSINELWTGMANMYQIELVLQTLPALESAVNSILHTNALVIQNVVDADCGRVTFSLFPVRDLQKALKIVVEGHQLTPLFDMHAIHHYYPLLESFLTSEAIVIHVPFKSKDVFEVYQLEPFPFSVNNSVMVLDLPATVVLIRNDLSLYATGQTSDLGSCKTEYHNLYFCSAPLFAFLPLTGGICEVVLTQWDASKALETSPYRHVVPKSLFHRRFSGFHYLFFTLPVFVTVVCPEGSTYREVAGHLAVRVACSLRSVNLTTFPEKLHHGFAATNAIPIYPMTV; translated from the coding sequence GAAATGTTGCCCctcaccttctacttccttctgcgctccgttctggctgcagaccctccgcacctcaagccgggagccctctctgctcatttgggccgggtttctctggtcgaggatgtcctgtgggtccagtacccgtttactgctctgGTGGAAATACCGCGCACATTGAGGGCAATAACGGAGCAAGTGACTGGGGTTGTGCTGCAGATGGATAGCAATGCTCCTGAAGACGGTATCCTGCGTCTGATGCATGACCGCATAAAGTACTTGAATGATactctaaccctggctttggagaactacgcagccctttcctttcctaaccgtactaaacggggcttgatcgatgggattgggcaactttcccgcatgttgtttggaaccgcaatggatgaggatgtggaggaactgcgggataggtataaccatttggcttcacttgctgctactcaacacaaagccattaggatgaattccttacacatttccagacttgagcatgcaGTACAGGATATTGCTTATTATTCTCGAACCTTAGGCTCTTCCATTAATGAGTTGTGGACCGGCATGGCTAATATGTACCAAATAGAACTTGTTCTacaaaccttgcctgccttggagagtgcagtcaactctatcctccatactaatgctctggtgatacagaatgtagtggatgcagattgtggtagggttaccttttctctttttcctgtcaggGATTTGCAAAAGGCTTTGAAAATAGTAGTAGAGGgccaccaactaacacctttgtttgacatgcatgccatacaccactactatcccttgctggagtcattcctgacgtcggaagctatagtgattcacgttcccttcaagtcaaaggatgtgtttgaggtttatcagctggaacctttccctttctcagtcaaTAACTCGGTAATGGTGCTtgacttacctgccacagtggtcttaattcgtaatgatctttcgctttatgcaacgggccagACGTCGGACCTAGGGTCCTGCAAAACAGAGTATCACAATCTCTATTTTTGCTCAGCGCcactctttgcattcctcccgttgacaggtggtatctgcgaggtggtgctgacccagtgggatgcttctaaagctctagagactagcccctatcgtcacgtcgtccctaaatcgcttttccacaggaggttctccggatttcactacttatttttcacactaccagtgtttgtgacagtggtctgtcctgaaggttcaacttatagagaggttgcaggtcacctggcggtacgggtggcctgttccctacgttctgtcaatttgacgacctttccggagaaactccatcatggatttgcggccactaatgccatcccaatctatcctatgacagtttag